Proteins encoded together in one Lathyrus oleraceus cultivar Zhongwan6 chromosome 5, CAAS_Psat_ZW6_1.0, whole genome shotgun sequence window:
- the LOC127080254 gene encoding uncharacterized protein LOC127080254, whose translation MEASGAEITWEMFKTAFMDKYFLVDVCIKKEIKFIGLTQGNMTMEDYAVKFEELSKLCATHSFISLDCAMRLNLELSFMSMSMVINTSVMDSVTISMVCLNYPLSIFDRDFIIDLVRLPLVQLDVILGMSWLEFDRVHINCYARKVMFTEFMGEKDMFVSTKKVNESMKNDALVLMMLASLDVKGRGVIGELSVVCDFPDVFPDNINDFSQEREVEFSIDLVPGTSPV comes from the exons ATGGAAGCTAGTGGTGCTGAGATTACTTGGGAAATGTTCAAGACTGCATTTATGGATAAATATTTTCTTGTTGATGTGTGTATAAAGAAAGAGATTAAATTCATTGGGCTGACACAAGGAAATATGACTATGGAGGACTATGCTGTGAAGTTTGAGGAGTTATCCAAATTAT GTGCGACGCATTCgttcatttctttggattgtgcaATGAGGTTGAATCTTGAGCTATCATTTATGAGTATGAGTATGGTTATTAATACCTCTGTTATGGATTCGGTAACTATATCTATGGTTTGTTTGAATTATCCGCTAAGTATTTTTGATAGAGATTTCATAATAGATTTGGTTCGTCTTCCATTAGTACAACTGGATGTTATCCTTGGGATGAGCTGGTTGGAGTTCGACCGTGTTCATATCAACTGCTATGCTAGGAAGGTGATGTTTACAGAGTTCATGGGAGAAAAAGATATGTTTGTATCTACTAAGAAAGTGAATGAGTCTATGAAGAATGATGCTCTCGTGCTTATGATGTTAGCTTCTTTGGATGTAAAAGGTAGAGGAGTTATTGGAGAACTATCTGTTGTTTGTGATTTTCCAGATGTTTTCCCTGACAATATCAATGATTTTTCGCAAGAGCGTGAGGTGGAGTtttctatagacttagtacctggcACTAGTCCTGTTTAG